Genomic segment of Ewingella sp. CoE-038-23:
GGGAGATCTCCTCCTGACAGCACTGGCCGCTGAGCACTGCATGTCCCAGATAGCTGACCATCTGCTGCTCGAGCTGGTCAATCACGCTCGCCTCAACGCTGGCAATCGCCCGTTTCCCGCCAACCAGCAATGCCCGCTGCCCCAGACGGCCACACATCGACCCTAAATGTTTTATCGCCCCGCGACCGCGCAGCACGCTAGCGGGGAATACCAAGCGATGAGTAAACATGGTGACCTTTTGAAATCGCAATAGGGTTAATGGAAGATTAGTCGTTGGCGGGGGGTTTTGCTGGTAAAAGGTTGGCGGCGGGCCAACTTCCGCTAAAAAACTTAAATTCAATTTCAACTACAAGGTCAAGGTCGAGGTCAAGGTCGTGGGCGTCGGCCCACACCGACCAAGGGAATGCTTTAAGGTCAAAACCGTGCGCTGCCGCCACACCGGCCTCAAGGGGCGCCTATCGCCGCGCCCCTTGAGAATCCCCGGCTCTTTACTGCGCGCTTCGCTCGTTGGGTGGACGTGTTTCAGGGGCTTCCGTTATCCACCGCAAAATGTCGCCGCTTAGGCGGTGCCTTCGCTTCAGGATTACTCGGCCGCTGGCCTCGCCCTTCGGGTCGTTGCTTTGCAACGCTGTCTCGCTTCGCTCGGCTCGAGCCTTTGGTCTCGAACCATTCGCTCAGCGCCATTTTTGACTGCGGTTTTGAGGCATTTCACCCGTGCCGTTCCAGTTGTTTTGGTTTGCTCCCTCCCCTATTTAGGTGGGGTGTTTCTCACATAAGCCACTGAATCTTTTGCAATACTCCTCCCAGCCTCCTTATCAGTGAGCAGAAAAGAACTCCACTGAAACGGTTCGGTATAAATGCCAGTAGGCCGCATTCAGAAGTGACGCCGAGCAAGAGGTGGAAAACCGCGAGTATTTTTCGCGGGTTGGAATCCCGCAGCGAGGGAACCGCCTAAGCGGCGGCACTTCGCGGCGATCACCGTGGCTGCTGAAATACGGCCATTCCAACCTGCGAAGCCTCGGTCACACAGCAATTAAAGCGCGGGTGTCCAGAGGGCGCGCGCTTACGCGCCTTCTGGGCCAGTTTGCGTGGCAACGCAAGGTTTTGAATTTAAGAAGTTTCAGCGCTTTCTCAAAAGCGCTCCAACATCAGCCCCGCTCTCAACCCCATGGCGACAGAAGGATTCGGAAACAACACGAACTCCTCATTCTTTTCGACTTGATACGCCTTGCCGCTCTCCTCGGCTATCAAAAAACCTTTCGGATAAGGGGTAAAGTTCAGAGCCGTTGCCGGGACGTGAAGCTGGAAATCCTCTTGCGAGCGGATGATATCCTGCGTGACACGGTAACTTTCAAGCGGCTGGTCGGCGTGCCTTGACGGCAATGGGGTGGCGCTAACCAAGGACTGCAATGCCTGACGGATTCCGGTGAACTGCTGGTGATCGTTGCTGCCGAACGGCAATGCCTTGCCTAGCTCTAGCGTGCAGCTGTCGGCACCAAAAACTTCGCTGCTGAAATGGGTAAAAGTGCCGCCGGGGGAACGGTGATAAACCAGTGCGTCGAGGCCCGCGGCGTCGAGCCATTTCAGCATGTCGGGGCTGTAGGGCCTGTCCTGCAACGGCAACAGGCCAAAGCGCACGTGCAGTGAACCACGGATGGCGGTGTGCAGATCATAGTGATAACGATAGGTCGCCCCCGCCGCGGTCGAGGTGCGATAGAACAGCGCCATCGCCTGTTCTAATTCATGGGCGCGAC
This window contains:
- the astE gene encoding succinylglutamate desuccinylase — its product is MFDFLAQTLSGEAPVAITGQTPNLDWIWREEGILELSPHQACHSAVVISAGIHGNETAPIELLNQLVSELLSGQRPLHVRLLVLLGNPASMRVNKRFVDADMNRMFGGRHTRYCPNGETRRAHELEQAMALFYRTSTAAGATYRYHYDLHTAIRGSLHVRFGLLPLQDRPYSPDMLKWLDAAGLDALVYHRSPGGTFTHFSSEVFGADSCTLELGKALPFGSNDHQQFTGIRQALQSLVSATPLPSRHADQPLESYRVTQDIIRSQEDFQLHVPATALNFTPYPKGFLIAEESGKAYQVEKNEEFVLFPNPSVAMGLRAGLMLERF